Proteins co-encoded in one Spiroplasma gladiatoris genomic window:
- a CDS encoding TatD family hydrolase, with protein MARIFDTHTHFNDPKYKELGITTEEIIKEAKLVGVDRFCCVGYDVPSSKQAAKYALKYDEVYGAVGIHPNEAHAINQSDLEEIEVLAHANKIVAIGEIGLDYYYTRDYVEIQKEVLKKQIKIALENNLTVMMHIRDEDGKVDAYNDALEILVKMKVKNVIIHCFTRGYELAKKFVDKGYYISIPGVITFKGAEELQDAVKKLSLNNIVVETDAPYLTPVPNRGKVNTSKEIIYTVNEIAKIKNLNKHDVIDITSRNAKKAFKID; from the coding sequence ATGGCAAGAATTTTTGATACACATACACACTTTAATGATCCTAAGTATAAAGAATTAGGAATTACCACTGAAGAAATTATAAAAGAAGCAAAACTTGTTGGGGTAGACAGATTTTGTTGTGTTGGATATGATGTTCCATCATCAAAACAAGCTGCAAAATACGCATTAAAGTATGATGAAGTTTATGGCGCTGTAGGAATTCACCCAAATGAAGCTCACGCAATTAATCAAAGTGATTTAGAAGAAATAGAAGTTTTAGCACATGCGAATAAAATCGTAGCAATTGGAGAAATTGGACTAGATTATTACTACACAAGAGATTATGTAGAAATTCAAAAAGAGGTTTTAAAAAAACAAATTAAAATTGCATTAGAAAATAATTTAACAGTAATGATGCACATAAGGGATGAGGACGGTAAAGTTGACGCTTATAATGATGCATTAGAAATTTTAGTTAAAATGAAAGTTAAAAACGTCATAATTCATTGTTTCACAAGGGGATATGAGTTAGCAAAAAAATTTGTAGACAAAGGTTATTACATATCAATACCAGGTGTAATTACTTTTAAAGGAGCAGAAGAGTTACAAGATGCAGTTAAAAAACTTTCATTAAATAACATTGTAGTTGAAACAGATGCTCCATATTTAACACCTGTTCCAAACAGAGGAAAAGTTAATACCTCAAAAGAAATCATATACACAGTTAATGAAATCGCAAAAATAAAAAATTTAAATAAGCATGACGTTATAGATATAACTTCAAGAAATGCTAAAAAAGCTTTTAAAATAGATTAA